The Euzebyales bacterium sequence CCGCCCATCACGCCGTGGATCACAAGGACCGGTGGACCGCTGCCGCGGTCGGCGTACTCGGCCGCCCCGTACGGCGTCGCCACGATCGACGAGTCGAGGGCCGCGAGGCGTTGGCGGGCGGCGCGCATGCCGGCCCAGAAGCTGAACCTACGCCGAGCTGCTGTCATGATCAGCGGACCTGTGTCGTCGAGCGCGGCGGCGGTCTCGAAACAGCCGGCTCAGCGTGGCGCTGAACCGCGCCGCGAGCGCGCCGTCGACGACCGCGTGGTCGAAGCTGAGCGTCAACGGCGGCAACTGACGCTC is a genomic window containing:
- a CDS encoding 2-oxo acid dehydrogenase subunit E2: MPAAAARFAPPVGISSLGMFDAGGWGIPLSPMTLMVTVGGILHRPAFVDGELQERQLPPLTLSFDHAVVDGALAARFSATLSRLFRDRRRARRHRSADHDSSSA